From Microcystis aeruginosa NIES-2549, a single genomic window includes:
- the lepA gene encoding translation elongation factor 4, producing MTDVPVSRIRNFSIIAHIDHGKSTLADRLLQITGTVAQREMKEQFLDNMDLERERGITIKLQAARMDYTAKDGQKYVLNLIDTPGHVDFSYEVSRSLAACEGALLVVDASQGVEAQTLANVYLALENNLEIIPVLNKIDLPSAEPERVAAEIEEVVGLDCSEAIRASAKAGIGINDILESIVQLVPPPQDTLEEPFRALIFDSYYDAYRGVIVYFRVMDGRVKKGDKIRFMASGKEFVIDELGILSPQQVQVNELHAGEVGYLAAAIKTVADARVGDTITLTAKPAQEPLPGYTEAKPMVFCGLFPTDADQYADLKDALEKLKLNDAALSYEPETSSAMGFGFRCGFLGLLHMEIVQERLEREYNLDLITTAPSVVYQVTTTDGEIVEVDNPSLLPSPQKREKIEEPYIQVEMITPETYVGALMELCQSRRGVFKDMRYFTKTRTALIYELPLAEVVTDFFDQLKSRSRGYASMEYQLIGYRENELVKLDIMVNGDPVDALAMIVHRDKAYYVGRALTEKLKELIPRHQFKVPIQAAIGSKIIASEHIPALRKDVLAKCYGGDISRKKKLLDKQAKGKKRMKAIGTVDVPQEAFMAVLKLDPQ from the coding sequence ATGACTGACGTTCCCGTTTCTCGCATTCGCAATTTTTCCATCATCGCTCATATCGATCATGGTAAATCAACTCTCGCCGATCGCCTCCTGCAAATTACAGGAACCGTAGCCCAACGGGAGATGAAAGAACAATTTCTCGATAATATGGACTTGGAACGGGAACGAGGTATCACCATCAAGTTACAAGCGGCACGCATGGATTATACCGCTAAGGATGGTCAAAAATACGTTCTCAATCTGATTGATACCCCCGGCCATGTGGATTTTTCCTACGAGGTTTCTCGGTCTCTAGCGGCGTGCGAGGGAGCTTTATTAGTTGTGGATGCGTCCCAAGGCGTGGAGGCGCAAACTTTAGCCAATGTTTACCTAGCACTGGAAAATAACCTCGAAATTATCCCAGTTTTAAATAAAATCGACCTACCTAGTGCCGAACCGGAACGAGTCGCGGCGGAAATCGAGGAAGTGGTGGGTTTAGACTGTAGTGAGGCGATTCGGGCCTCGGCTAAGGCTGGGATCGGTATTAATGATATTCTAGAGTCGATCGTCCAATTAGTTCCCCCTCCCCAAGATACCCTCGAAGAACCCTTCCGAGCTTTAATTTTTGATAGTTATTACGACGCTTATCGAGGGGTAATTGTCTATTTCCGCGTCATGGATGGTCGGGTGAAAAAGGGCGATAAAATTCGTTTTATGGCTTCTGGTAAAGAATTTGTTATCGATGAATTGGGAATTTTATCACCGCAACAGGTACAAGTAAATGAACTGCACGCGGGAGAGGTGGGTTATCTGGCAGCCGCGATTAAAACTGTCGCCGATGCCCGGGTGGGTGATACGATTACTCTAACCGCTAAACCGGCACAAGAGCCTTTACCCGGTTATACAGAAGCAAAACCGATGGTTTTCTGCGGATTATTCCCCACCGATGCCGATCAGTATGCCGATCTCAAAGATGCGCTGGAAAAGTTAAAATTAAACGATGCAGCTCTATCCTACGAACCGGAAACTTCTAGCGCCATGGGTTTTGGTTTCCGTTGCGGTTTCTTGGGACTGCTACACATGGAAATCGTCCAGGAAAGACTAGAAAGGGAATATAACTTAGATTTAATTACCACTGCTCCCTCGGTAGTTTATCAGGTCACTACCACCGATGGCGAAATTGTCGAAGTGGATAATCCTAGTTTGTTACCTTCCCCACAAAAACGGGAAAAAATTGAGGAACCTTATATCCAAGTGGAAATGATTACTCCCGAAACCTATGTAGGTGCTTTGATGGAATTATGTCAAAGTCGTCGGGGAGTTTTCAAGGATATGCGTTATTTTACTAAAACTCGCACCGCTTTGATTTATGAGTTACCTTTAGCGGAAGTGGTGACGGACTTTTTTGATCAATTAAAGTCTCGATCGCGCGGTTACGCTAGTATGGAATATCAATTAATTGGCTATCGGGAAAATGAGCTAGTTAAATTAGATATTATGGTCAATGGTGATCCCGTTGATGCTTTAGCGATGATCGTTCACCGGGATAAAGCTTATTATGTTGGTCGCGCTTTAACCGAAAAGTTAAAAGAATTGATTCCCCGGCATCAATTTAAGGTTCCCATTCAGGCTGCTATTGGTTCTAAAATTATCGCTAGTGAACATATTCCCGCTTTAAGAAAGGATGTCTTAGCTAAGTGTTATGGTGGTGATATTAGCCGCAAGAAAAAGCTGTTAGACAAGCAAGCAAAAGGGAAAAAACGGATGAAAGCGATCGGAACTGTTGATGTCCCGCAAGAGGCATTTATGGCAGTCCTAAAACTCGATCCTCAGTAA
- a CDS encoding type II toxin-antitoxin system VapC family toxin: MTQYILDTDHITLLQKLHPNLVRRVASIDPDDTAITIITLEEQVRGWFSVIRKYSQSNQYEKLIKGYQGLRDIVNYLSKFKILNYTLEAHYHFRELREQKIRIGTQDLRIAAISLSENSILVTRNYRDFSQIPNLRLQDWTI, encoded by the coding sequence GTGACTCAATATATATTAGATACCGATCATATAACCCTACTGCAAAAACTACATCCGAACTTAGTTCGGAGAGTAGCGTCTATCGATCCTGATGATACGGCTATAACAATTATTACTTTAGAAGAACAAGTAAGAGGATGGTTCAGCGTGATCAGAAAATACTCTCAAAGCAATCAATATGAAAAGTTAATCAAAGGCTATCAAGGTTTGAGAGATATAGTTAATTATCTGAGCAAATTTAAAATTTTGAACTATACTTTAGAAGCTCATTATCATTTCAGAGAATTACGGGAGCAAAAAATTCGTATAGGAACACAAGATTTAAGAATTGCAGCGATTAGTTTATCAGAAAACAGTATTTTAGTAACACGCAATTATCGTGATTTCTCTCAAATCCCTAATTTACGCCTACAAGATTGGACAATATAG
- the polA gene encoding DNA polymerase I: MTSAGQNKLFILIDGHSLAFRAYYAFAKSRSGPLRTSSGIPTSVCFGFLNSLLQLLETQKPAYLAVAFDLAVPSFRHEADVNYKANRQETPEEFRPDLTNLQSLLAAMNIPIVTSPGYEADDVLGTLAKQAGDNGYTVKILTGDRDLFQLVDEEKKTTVLYLDINAVKNTSGQGYTEFNSQAVTEKLGVTPKQVVDFKALCGDKSDNIPGVRGIGEKTAIDLLKKYDNLEDIYTNLESIKGMVKTKLLEGKTAAESSRYLAKIALDATVSLEEEKFRLRGFDRRLVKPLLEKLELKKILQKLDQIQQHLGGTPTLELTSDADYNQLSLFDLPPISPPVLIAPDIIDTIPKLDALLAKLTTFTNRQCPVAWDTETTDLNPRVAKLVGIGCCWGKELNAMAYIPIGHQSGDNLNLEIVLEKLRPILASDDYPKVFQNAKFDIDVFYHQGITVKGLVFDTMVASYVLHPELTHNLEDLCDRYLTGITSLSYKSLGIPTGKTIADLDITTTATYCGLDAYATYLLREKLQAELTKIPPLYQLFSEIESPLVMVLWQMENYGIKININYLKNLSQQLERDLADIEKKAYESIGETFNLGSPKQLSEILFDRLALNRKKSRKTKTGYSTDQSVLEKLQGDHPLIDYILEHRTLSKLKSTYVDALPKLAEPKTARVHTDFNQTITSTGRLSSSNPNLQNIPIRSEFSRRIRQAFIPEDGYLLVSADYSQIELRILAHLSQEPVLLEAYRSNQDVHKVTAQLLFDKGEITPEERSLGKTINFGVIYGMGAQKFARESKLTVEQGRKFIEKYHQRYAQVFEYLENSKKQAIAQGYVETILGRRRYFNFDNPLLKRLRGLSLHDIDLDSLKLNNEEAQLLRSAANAPIQGSSADIIKVAMVKLAEVLQNYRARLLLQVHDELVLEVPREEWPSLESKIKTTMEEAVSLTIPLLVEIKAGDNWMETK; this comes from the coding sequence ATGACCAGTGCCGGGCAAAATAAGTTATTTATCCTGATCGATGGGCATTCTTTGGCTTTTCGTGCCTATTATGCCTTTGCTAAGTCTCGTTCTGGTCCTCTGCGTACTTCTAGCGGCATTCCCACCAGTGTTTGTTTTGGGTTTTTAAATTCTCTGCTGCAGTTACTAGAAACTCAAAAACCCGCTTATTTAGCAGTTGCTTTTGATTTAGCAGTCCCTTCTTTTCGCCATGAAGCTGATGTTAATTATAAGGCTAATCGGCAAGAAACTCCCGAAGAATTTCGCCCCGATTTAACTAATCTGCAAAGTCTCTTGGCAGCGATGAATATTCCTATTGTTACTTCCCCGGGTTACGAAGCAGATGATGTTTTAGGAACTTTGGCAAAACAAGCCGGCGATAATGGTTATACGGTCAAGATTTTAACAGGCGATCGAGATTTATTCCAATTGGTAGATGAGGAGAAAAAAACCACAGTTCTCTATCTGGATATTAATGCAGTCAAAAATACATCGGGACAGGGTTATACAGAATTTAATTCCCAAGCTGTCACGGAAAAGTTAGGGGTAACACCAAAACAGGTAGTAGATTTTAAAGCTCTTTGCGGTGATAAGTCTGATAATATCCCCGGAGTGCGCGGAATTGGCGAAAAAACAGCGATAGATTTATTAAAAAAATACGATAACTTAGAGGATATATATACCAATCTGGAATCGATCAAGGGAATGGTAAAAACTAAATTATTAGAGGGAAAAACCGCAGCCGAAAGTTCTCGCTATTTAGCCAAAATTGCCCTTGATGCCACCGTTAGCCTCGAAGAAGAGAAATTTCGTCTCCGAGGTTTTGATCGGCGTTTAGTTAAACCTTTATTGGAAAAATTAGAGTTAAAGAAAATTCTCCAGAAACTCGATCAAATTCAACAGCATCTAGGTGGCACTCCTACCCTAGAATTAACTAGCGATGCTGATTATAATCAATTGTCTCTGTTTGATTTACCCCCTATTTCTCCACCAGTTCTAATTGCTCCCGACATTATTGATACTATTCCTAAGTTAGATGCTTTACTGGCAAAATTAACAACTTTCACTAATCGGCAATGTCCTGTCGCTTGGGATACCGAAACCACGGATTTAAATCCTCGTGTAGCCAAATTAGTTGGCATCGGTTGCTGTTGGGGAAAAGAATTAAATGCTATGGCCTATATTCCCATCGGCCACCAGAGCGGTGATAATTTAAATCTAGAGATAGTTCTCGAAAAATTACGCCCAATTTTAGCCAGTGATGATTATCCGAAAGTCTTCCAGAATGCGAAATTTGATATTGATGTTTTTTATCATCAAGGAATTACCGTTAAAGGTCTAGTTTTTGATACTATGGTGGCTAGTTATGTCCTCCATCCCGAACTAACTCATAATCTCGAAGATTTATGCGATCGCTATTTAACTGGTATCACTTCCCTTAGTTATAAAAGTCTCGGTATTCCTACGGGAAAAACCATAGCTGATTTAGATATTACCACTACTGCTACCTACTGCGGATTAGATGCCTACGCTACCTATTTACTTCGAGAAAAATTACAGGCAGAATTAACTAAAATTCCCCCTTTATATCAATTATTCTCTGAAATAGAATCTCCCTTAGTCATGGTGCTGTGGCAGATGGAAAATTATGGTATAAAAATTAATATCAATTATCTAAAAAACTTGTCCCAGCAACTAGAAAGAGACTTGGCAGACATAGAAAAAAAAGCTTACGAATCCATCGGAGAAACTTTTAATCTTGGCTCTCCTAAACAGTTAAGTGAAATCCTCTTTGATCGATTGGCACTCAATCGCAAAAAATCCAGAAAAACTAAAACAGGTTACTCTACTGATCAAAGTGTTTTAGAGAAACTACAAGGCGATCATCCCCTGATTGATTATATCCTTGAACATCGCACCTTATCCAAATTAAAATCCACCTATGTGGATGCTTTACCGAAATTAGCCGAACCAAAAACCGCAAGAGTACATACAGATTTTAATCAAACCATCACCAGCACCGGACGCTTATCATCCTCCAATCCTAACCTACAAAATATCCCTATTCGCAGTGAATTTTCCAGGCGAATTCGTCAAGCTTTTATCCCCGAAGATGGTTACTTATTGGTGTCAGCGGACTACTCACAAATCGAGTTAAGAATTCTCGCTCATCTCAGTCAAGAACCAGTTTTATTAGAAGCGTATCGTAGTAATCAAGATGTTCATAAAGTCACCGCTCAATTGCTCTTTGATAAAGGGGAAATTACCCCAGAAGAACGCAGTTTAGGAAAAACAATTAACTTCGGGGTTATTTATGGCATGGGAGCGCAAAAATTCGCCCGTGAATCGAAATTAACCGTAGAACAGGGCAGAAAATTTATTGAAAAATATCATCAACGTTATGCCCAAGTATTTGAGTATTTAGAGAATAGTAAAAAACAAGCGATCGCTCAGGGATATGTAGAAACAATTTTGGGCAGAAGACGTTATTTTAACTTCGATAATCCTCTCTTAAAAAGACTGCGAGGACTGTCCTTACATGACATCGATTTAGATAGCCTCAAACTCAACAACGAGGAAGCACAATTATTAAGATCGGCCGCTAATGCGCCCATTCAGGGTTCCAGTGCTGATATTATTAAAGTAGCGATGGTAAAACTGGCCGAGGTACTGCAAAATTATCGAGCGAGATTACTGCTGCAAGTCCATGATGAATTAGTCTTGGAAGTACCGAGGGAAGAATGGCCATCCCTAGAGTCAAAAATCAAGACGACTATGGAAGAAGCTGTCTCCTTGACGATCCCTCTCTTGGTAGAAATTAAAGCTGGTGACAATTGGATGGAAACCAAATAA
- a CDS encoding heavy-metal-associated domain-containing protein: MLVFSYKVTGVTTMTITLKVPSIACEGCANTITKAINNQQPAAQISVDVANKIVTVETTASRAEIAQWISEVGHTVESGSES; encoded by the coding sequence ATGCTAGTTTTTAGCTATAAAGTTACTGGAGTTACAACAATGACAATTACCCTAAAAGTGCCTAGTATTGCCTGTGAAGGTTGCGCTAATACCATTACTAAAGCGATTAATAATCAGCAACCGGCAGCCCAAATATCGGTGGATGTAGCCAATAAAATCGTCACGGTAGAAACCACCGCATCCCGCGCAGAAATTGCCCAATGGATCAGCGAAGTCGGTCATACTGTTGAGTCTGGGAGTGAGAGTTGA
- a CDS encoding type II toxin-antitoxin system CcdA family antitoxin: MNDNATPTQRTAEKVEIAIHLDSEVLEQIKHLTNDPSRIIETAIKQWLRGERQPDEDLTRHLRRNPPVPPKGEWND; this comes from the coding sequence ATGAACGACAATGCTACACCGACTCAGCGCACGGCGGAGAAAGTTGAAATCGCTATTCACCTTGACTCGGAAGTTTTAGAACAGATTAAACACCTGACTAACGATCCTAGTCGCATTATCGAAACGGCGATTAAACAGTGGCTAAGAGGAGAGAGACAACCGGATGAGGACTTAACCCGCCATCTTCGACGCAATCCTCCCGTACCCCCCAAAGGGGAATGGAATGACTAA
- a CDS encoding UDP-glucuronic acid decarboxylase family protein produces the protein MRILVTGGAGFIGSHLIDRLMEQGHEVICLDNFYTGTRRNIVKWLGNPYFELIRHDITEPIRLEVDQIYHLACPASPIHYQYNPVKTIKTNVLGTMYMLGLAKRVKARFLLASTSEVYGDPDVHPQTEEYRGNVNCIGPRSCYDEGKRVAETLAFEYYREHKVDIRVARIFNTYGPRMLENDGRVVSNFVVQALRGEPLTVYGQGSQTRSFCYVSDLVEGLMRLMNGDFIGPVNLGNPDEYTILELAQVIQGMINPEAELVYKPLPEDDPKQRQPDITRAKTYLDWSPTIPLRQGLKMTIEDFRSRLS, from the coding sequence ATGAGAATCCTAGTTACAGGCGGTGCGGGTTTTATTGGTTCCCATCTAATTGATCGCTTGATGGAACAGGGTCATGAAGTGATCTGTCTGGATAACTTCTACACGGGGACGCGCCGAAATATCGTTAAATGGCTAGGAAATCCTTATTTTGAGCTAATTCGTCACGATATCACCGAGCCGATCCGTTTAGAAGTCGATCAGATTTATCACCTGGCCTGTCCTGCTTCCCCGATCCACTATCAATATAATCCCGTCAAAACGATTAAAACCAATGTTTTAGGGACTATGTATATGCTGGGCCTAGCTAAAAGGGTAAAAGCGCGATTTTTGCTCGCTTCTACCTCAGAAGTCTATGGCGATCCTGATGTGCATCCCCAAACGGAAGAATATCGAGGTAATGTCAACTGCATTGGACCGCGTTCCTGTTATGACGAAGGTAAAAGGGTGGCGGAAACCCTGGCTTTTGAGTATTATCGGGAGCATAAAGTCGATATCCGGGTGGCCCGGATTTTCAACACCTACGGCCCGCGAATGCTGGAAAACGATGGTCGAGTGGTGAGTAATTTCGTGGTACAAGCTTTGCGCGGTGAACCCTTAACGGTTTATGGTCAAGGTTCCCAAACCCGCAGTTTTTGCTATGTTTCTGACCTGGTGGAAGGGTTAATGCGTTTGATGAATGGGGACTTTATCGGGCCGGTTAATCTCGGCAATCCCGACGAATACACAATTCTGGAATTAGCGCAAGTGATCCAAGGTATGATCAATCCCGAGGCCGAATTGGTCTATAAACCACTGCCGGAAGATGATCCCAAGCAGCGACAACCGGATATCACTCGTGCTAAAACCTATTTGGATTGGAGTCCAACTATTCCTCTACGCCAGGGTTTAAAAATGACGATCGAGGATTTCCGTTCTCGTCTCAGCTAA
- a CDS encoding UDP-glucose dehydrogenase family protein: MRVCVIGTGYVGLVTGVCLAHIGHHVICIDNNEEKVKLMKSGQSPIYEPGLSELMQSSAASGNLEFSTDLEAGVKHGEILFIAVGTPALPTGESDTRYVEAVARGIGAHLNGGYKVIVNKSTVPIGSGDWVRMIVLDGVAERQKNLVAAVGGISTLERIEAEFDVVSNPEFLREGSAVYDTFNPDRIVLGSNNPKAIEMMKELYAPLVERQFADDTSLPPVPVVVTDLSSAEMIKYAANAFLATKISFINEVANICDRVGADVTQVAKGIGLDSRIGSKFLSAGIGWGGSCFPKDVSALVHTAEDYGYETELLNAAINVNKRQRTIAIEKLQQELKILKGKTVGLLGLTFKPDTDDMRDAPALTMIEQLNRLGAKVKAYDPIVSQSGLSHGLSGVIIESDPERLADGCDALVVVTEWQEFLRLDYGKMVKTMREPVLIDGRNFLDPAVVTAAGFRYLGIGR; the protein is encoded by the coding sequence ATGCGTGTTTGTGTTATCGGAACGGGTTATGTGGGTTTAGTCACCGGGGTTTGTCTAGCACATATCGGCCATCATGTTATCTGTATTGATAACAATGAAGAAAAAGTCAAATTGATGAAATCGGGACAATCTCCCATCTATGAACCGGGGTTATCGGAATTAATGCAGTCTTCGGCAGCCTCCGGCAATCTGGAATTCTCCACAGACCTAGAAGCGGGAGTTAAACACGGCGAAATCCTCTTTATCGCAGTTGGTACACCAGCACTACCCACGGGAGAAAGTGACACCCGTTATGTGGAAGCGGTGGCCCGGGGTATTGGGGCCCATCTCAACGGTGGTTATAAAGTAATCGTCAATAAATCTACCGTTCCCATCGGTTCCGGGGATTGGGTACGGATGATCGTCCTCGATGGCGTGGCCGAGAGACAAAAAAATCTCGTAGCTGCGGTTGGCGGTATTAGTACACTAGAACGTATCGAAGCGGAATTCGATGTGGTCAGCAATCCCGAATTTTTACGCGAAGGTTCGGCAGTTTATGATACTTTTAACCCTGATCGCATTGTTTTAGGCAGTAATAACCCGAAAGCCATCGAAATGATGAAGGAATTGTACGCGCCTTTGGTTGAACGCCAATTCGCTGACGATACCTCCTTGCCTCCCGTTCCCGTGGTGGTTACGGATCTCAGTTCGGCGGAAATGATTAAATACGCCGCTAATGCCTTCCTAGCCACCAAAATTAGCTTTATTAACGAAGTAGCTAACATCTGCGATCGCGTCGGGGCCGATGTCACCCAAGTGGCTAAAGGTATCGGTTTAGATTCCCGTATCGGCAGCAAGTTCCTCTCGGCCGGGATCGGTTGGGGGGGTTCCTGTTTTCCCAAAGATGTGTCGGCTTTGGTACATACCGCAGAAGACTACGGTTACGAAACGGAATTACTTAACGCCGCTATCAATGTTAACAAACGTCAACGGACAATTGCGATCGAAAAACTGCAACAGGAATTAAAAATCCTCAAGGGTAAAACCGTCGGTTTGTTGGGATTAACTTTTAAACCCGATACCGATGATATGCGCGATGCTCCGGCTTTAACCATGATCGAACAGTTAAATCGTTTAGGTGCTAAGGTAAAAGCCTATGATCCGATCGTTTCCCAAAGTGGTTTAAGTCACGGTCTAAGCGGTGTGATTATCGAATCGGATCCAGAAAGATTGGCCGATGGTTGTGACGCTTTGGTGGTGGTGACGGAATGGCAAGAATTTCTCCGTCTCGACTACGGCAAAATGGTTAAAACCATGCGCGAACCCGTGTTAATTGATGGTCGCAATTTCCTCGATCCTGCGGTGGTGACAGCAGCCGGTTTCCGTTACCTCGGTATTGGCCGTTAA